Proteins encoded by one window of Xenopus tropicalis strain Nigerian chromosome 6, UCB_Xtro_10.0, whole genome shotgun sequence:
- the LOC101732603 gene encoding gastrula zinc finger protein XlCGF26.1-like isoform X1, producing the protein MLQIKEEEPDPEDHQTPMESSAAPLTDGALSCLLLLGGYMKAEPNLDSAELPKPETDSESGTRDGDCLTSSDGSGFICSEDEETFSGNSELCGSQMRTDTGEKPFTCTECGKSFTLKSSLQNHKKTHTGKKHFTCTECGNGFTDKGKHLRHMRIHIGEKTFTCTECGKTFTRKASLQNHKKIHTGKKHFTCTECGKGFTDKGKHLRHMRIHLGEKPFTCTECGKSFTLKSSLQNHKKIHSGNERFPCMECGKGFTDKGKLLRHMRVHTGEKPFTCTECGKHFIDDIMLQKHKRIHTIENPFTCTECGKGFPHMLILQNHIKIHTGEKPFVCTECGRCFTEKRTLQHHNKIHTGEKPFICTECGKGFTQKTSLLNHNKIHTGEKPFTCTECGRSFTEKKTLRNHSKIHTGEKPFTCSDCGKSFAQIISLQNHVTIHTGEKPFTCTECGKSFSERKTLRDHSKIHTGEKPFTCTDCGKSFIQRISLQIHVNSHTGEKPFTCTECGKCFTQKINLKIHNRIHTGEKPFTCTECGKSFTEKKTLVKHNRTHTRTKNGA; encoded by the exons atgttacagataaaggaagaagaaccggaccctgaggaccatcagaccccaatggaaagctcagcagcgccacttactgatgggg CTCTCTCCTGTTTGTTGTTATTAGGGGGGTACATGAAGGCGGAACCCAATTTAGACTCTGCTGAACTGCCCAAACCAGAGACTGACTCGGAGTCCGGCACAAGAGATGGCGATTGCTTAACAAGCTCTGATGGATCAGGTTTTATCTGCAGTGAAGATGAGGAAACCTTCTCTGGGAATAGTGAGCTCTGTGGATCACAAATGAGAACtgacacaggggagaaaccattcacctgcacagaatgtgggaaaagttttactCTCAAGTCAAGccttcaaaaccacaaaaaaactcataCCGGAAAGAAACatttcacctgtacagaatgtgggaatgGTTTTACTGACAAGGGAAAACATCTCAGACACATGAGAATTCATATAGGGGAGAAaacattcacctgtacagaatgtgggaaaactttTACTCGAAAGGCTAGccttcaaaaccacaaaaaaattcataCAGGAAAGAAACatttcacctgtacagaatgtgggaaggGTTTTACTGACAAGGGAAAACATCTCAGACACATGAGAATTCATttaggggagaaaccattcacctgtacagaatgtgggaaaagttttactCTAAAGTCAAGccttcaaaaccacaaaaaaattcataGCGGAAATGAACGTTTCCCCTGTATGGAATGCGGGAAGGGTTTTACTGACAAGGGGAAACTTCTCAGACACATGAGAGTTCACACAGGGGaaaaaccattcacctgtacagaatgcgGGAAACATTTTATTGATGATATCATGCTTCAAAAACATAAGAGAATTCACACGATAGAGAATCCTTTCacctgcacagaatgtgggaaaggtttTCCTCATATGCTAATCCTTCAAAACCACATAAAaattcacactggggagaaaccttttGTCTGTACGGAATGTGGGAGATGTTTTACTGAGAAAAGAACCCTTCAACATCACAACAAaattcacactggggagaaaccattcatctgTACAGAATGCGGGAAAGGTTTTACTCAAAAGACAAGTCTTCTAAATCACAACAAAAtccacactggagagaaaccttttacgtgtacagaatgtgggagaAGTTTTACTGAAAAGAAAACTCTGCGAAACCACAGCAAAATTCATACcggagagaaaccattcacctgttcTGATTGTGGGAAAAGTTTTGCTCAAATTATAAGCCTTCAAAACCACGTCACAATTCACACcggagagaaaccattcacctgtacagaatgtgggaaaagtttttctGAAAGGAAAACCCTTCGAGACCACAGCAAAATTCATACcggagagaaaccattcacctgcacagattgtgggaaaagttttattcAAAGGATAAGCCTTCAAATCCACGTCAACagtcacaccggggagaaaccattcacctgcacagaatgtgggaaatgttttactcaAAAGATAAACCTCAAAATCCACAACaggattcacacaggagagaaacctttTACCTGTACAGAATGCGGGAAAAGTTTTACTGAAAAGAAAACCCTTGTAAAGCACAACCGCACTCACACCAGAACGAAAAATGGTGCGTAG
- the LOC101732603 gene encoding gastrula zinc finger protein XlCGF26.1-like isoform X2 has protein sequence MKAEPNLDSAELPKPETDSESGTRDGDCLTSSDGSGFICSEDEETFSGNSELCGSQMRTDTGEKPFTCTECGKSFTLKSSLQNHKKTHTGKKHFTCTECGNGFTDKGKHLRHMRIHIGEKTFTCTECGKTFTRKASLQNHKKIHTGKKHFTCTECGKGFTDKGKHLRHMRIHLGEKPFTCTECGKSFTLKSSLQNHKKIHSGNERFPCMECGKGFTDKGKLLRHMRVHTGEKPFTCTECGKHFIDDIMLQKHKRIHTIENPFTCTECGKGFPHMLILQNHIKIHTGEKPFVCTECGRCFTEKRTLQHHNKIHTGEKPFICTECGKGFTQKTSLLNHNKIHTGEKPFTCTECGRSFTEKKTLRNHSKIHTGEKPFTCSDCGKSFAQIISLQNHVTIHTGEKPFTCTECGKSFSERKTLRDHSKIHTGEKPFTCTDCGKSFIQRISLQIHVNSHTGEKPFTCTECGKCFTQKINLKIHNRIHTGEKPFTCTECGKSFTEKKTLVKHNRTHTRTKNGA, from the coding sequence ATGAAGGCGGAACCCAATTTAGACTCTGCTGAACTGCCCAAACCAGAGACTGACTCGGAGTCCGGCACAAGAGATGGCGATTGCTTAACAAGCTCTGATGGATCAGGTTTTATCTGCAGTGAAGATGAGGAAACCTTCTCTGGGAATAGTGAGCTCTGTGGATCACAAATGAGAACtgacacaggggagaaaccattcacctgcacagaatgtgggaaaagttttactCTCAAGTCAAGccttcaaaaccacaaaaaaactcataCCGGAAAGAAACatttcacctgtacagaatgtgggaatgGTTTTACTGACAAGGGAAAACATCTCAGACACATGAGAATTCATATAGGGGAGAAaacattcacctgtacagaatgtgggaaaactttTACTCGAAAGGCTAGccttcaaaaccacaaaaaaattcataCAGGAAAGAAACatttcacctgtacagaatgtgggaaggGTTTTACTGACAAGGGAAAACATCTCAGACACATGAGAATTCATttaggggagaaaccattcacctgtacagaatgtgggaaaagttttactCTAAAGTCAAGccttcaaaaccacaaaaaaattcataGCGGAAATGAACGTTTCCCCTGTATGGAATGCGGGAAGGGTTTTACTGACAAGGGGAAACTTCTCAGACACATGAGAGTTCACACAGGGGaaaaaccattcacctgtacagaatgcgGGAAACATTTTATTGATGATATCATGCTTCAAAAACATAAGAGAATTCACACGATAGAGAATCCTTTCacctgcacagaatgtgggaaaggtttTCCTCATATGCTAATCCTTCAAAACCACATAAAaattcacactggggagaaaccttttGTCTGTACGGAATGTGGGAGATGTTTTACTGAGAAAAGAACCCTTCAACATCACAACAAaattcacactggggagaaaccattcatctgTACAGAATGCGGGAAAGGTTTTACTCAAAAGACAAGTCTTCTAAATCACAACAAAAtccacactggagagaaaccttttacgtgtacagaatgtgggagaAGTTTTACTGAAAAGAAAACTCTGCGAAACCACAGCAAAATTCATACcggagagaaaccattcacctgttcTGATTGTGGGAAAAGTTTTGCTCAAATTATAAGCCTTCAAAACCACGTCACAATTCACACcggagagaaaccattcacctgtacagaatgtgggaaaagtttttctGAAAGGAAAACCCTTCGAGACCACAGCAAAATTCATACcggagagaaaccattcacctgcacagattgtgggaaaagttttattcAAAGGATAAGCCTTCAAATCCACGTCAACagtcacaccggggagaaaccattcacctgcacagaatgtgggaaatgttttactcaAAAGATAAACCTCAAAATCCACAACaggattcacacaggagagaaacctttTACCTGTACAGAATGCGGGAAAAGTTTTACTGAAAAGAAAACCCTTGTAAAGCACAACCGCACTCACACCAGAACGAAAAATGGTGCGTAG